In the Malus domestica chromosome 16, GDT2T_hap1 genome, one interval contains:
- the LOC139193138 gene encoding uncharacterized protein produces the protein MIMKEDLTLADSFTLPEQPRKESAAAQKKENEKQPSKDRQKAKRKDQPTTKEGPITKNYSKFSILIHQILHDIKDEGLDHTIDDCYTWKNYLEKLVKEGKVYRYLDKPAGQPRRNADDDKEPPTKMIRINGIFTESEHLGATINSKKKMIEHALLISQVQAIDTQLGPIIGFNEQDAKSVDFLHDDALVIFVQLAHAIVNRMMVDNGSGVNLLQLSIIQKMGLENTIIGQAEVLTRLNGHTSTAIGHITLDVKTLPVVLKQTFTIVSDPSPYNGILKRPWLIKLDAVISVKYQKI, from the exons atgatcatgaaagaagacctaACTCTAGCAGATTCCTTTACCCTGCCCGAGCAACCTCGAAAAGAGTCGGCAGCTGCTCaaaagaaggagaatgagaagcAGCCCAGCAAGGACAGGCAGAAGGCCAAGCGTAAAGACCAACCCACAACTAAAGAAGGCCCGATAACCAAAAATTATTCGAAGTTCTCAATTCTGATCCATCAAATCCTTCATGATATTAAGGACGA AGGTCTCGATCACACAATCGACgactgctacacttggaagaactacctagaaAAGCTCGTGAAAGAAGGAAAAGTCTATAGATACTTGGACAAGCCAGCTGGGCAGCCAAGAAGGAATGCAGACGATGATAAGGAGCCACCAACCAAGATGATTCGAATCAATGGCATTTTTACCGAATCCGAGCACTTAGGAGCCACTATTAACTCCAAAAAGAAGATGATCGAGCATGCTTTATTAATCTCACAAGTCCAAGCAATCGATACCCAACTTGGACCCATTATTGGCTTCAATGAGCAAGATGCAAAAAGTGTCGATTTCCTACACGACGATGCACTAGTAATATTtgtccaactagcccatgcTATAGTTAACAGgatgatggttgacaatggaagtggagtcaacctacttcaactctcaatcattcagaagatgggcctggaaaACACAATCATAGGCCAAGCAGAGGTGCTTACCAGATTAAACGGACACACCTCAACTGCTATCGGCCACATCACACTTGACGTGAAAACACTGCCAGTCGTCTTAAAGCAAACGTTCACAATCGTAAGTGATCCAtctccctacaatgggattcttAAGAGACCTTGGTTGATCAAGCTGGATGCCGTCATTTCGGTCAAGTATCAAAAAATATGA